The following proteins come from a genomic window of Cervus canadensis isolate Bull #8, Minnesota chromosome 3, ASM1932006v1, whole genome shotgun sequence:
- the LOC122438710 gene encoding small nuclear ribonucleoprotein E, whose amino-acid sequence MAYRGQGQKVQKVMVQPINLIFRYLQNRSRIQVWLYEQVNMRIEGCIIGFDEYMNLVLDDAEEIHSKTKSRKQLGRIMLKGDNITLLQSVSN is encoded by the coding sequence ATGGCATACCGGGGCCAGGGCCAGAAGGTGCAGAAGGTGATGGTGCAGCCCATCAATCTCATCTTCAGATACTTGCAAAATAGATCGCGGATTCAGGTGTGGCTTTATGAGCAAGTGAATATGCGGATAGAAGGCTGTATCATTGGTTTCGATGAGTATATGAACCTCGTATTAGATGATGCAGAAGAGATTCATTCTAAAACAAAGTCAAGAAAACAACTGGGTCGGATCATGCTAAAAGGAGATAACATTACTCTGCTCCAAAGTGTCTCCAACTAG